One Setaria italica strain Yugu1 chromosome II, Setaria_italica_v2.0, whole genome shotgun sequence DNA segment encodes these proteins:
- the LOC101783179 gene encoding ras GTPase-activating protein-binding protein 2, which produces MASAAAATQVGTYFIRNYYNLLQQNPDVVHQFYSDASTMVRVDDLTGANTTVNTMMDIHSLIMSLNFTQIEIKTANFVSSWDDGVLVMVSGLVQTKEFSHQRKFIQTFFLAPQEKGYFILNDYFHFVDQEQVQPAPLISQDDYESNLASNTVVETVPEYIHEEETQTTQITSEGRDVVDSYAYSEAPQQVVSSDNWGDEPLPEEPPSSFSNEIAVAPEEPVQPPPVPTPHVEEPVGEPVKKTYASILKTAKAPPAFPVAQQVPVSKPSHPATESNQAQHLVMASSMVADKPRSDVYGEVAAHDDEESKSVYVGNVPSSVSEADLENEFKKFGRLIPDGVAIRSRKETGGYYAFVEFEELSGVHNALKASPIEINGRQIYVEERKPNSGIRGGRRGGRGRFGGGGRGYARGGGDEYNGGNRGRSNGYGRVPHQERGILGSHAQRN; this is translated from the exons atggcctcggcggcggcggcgacccag GTGGGAACCTACTTCATACGAAACTACTACAATCTGCTACAGCAGAACCCCGATGTCGTGCACCAGTTCTACAGCGACGCCAGTACCATGGTCCGCGTCGACGACCTCACTGGCGCGAACACCACTGTCAACACCATGATG GACATACACTCGCTCATTATGTCCTTGAATTTCACCCAAATTGAGATTAAGACAGCCAACTTTGTCAGCTCATGGGATGATGGGGTGCTTGTTATGGTCTCTGGGCTCGTGCAGACCAAGGAGTTCAGCCACCAAAGGAAATTTATCCAAACGTTCTTCCTTGCTCCACAAGAGAAGGGTTATTTTATTCTCAACGATTACTTTCACTTCGTTGACCAAGAACAGGTGCAGCCTGCACCACTGATTTCTCAGGATGACTACGAGAGCAATTTGGCGTCCAACACAGTTGTCGAAACCG TTCCTGAGTACATTCACGAGGAAGAAACTCAAACAACACAAATAACATCTGAAGGACGTGATGTGGTCGACAGCTATGCTTATTCCGAGGCACCACAGCAAGTAGTGTCATCTGACAACTGGGGAGATGAACCTCTTCCTGAAGAaccaccttcttccttctcaaaTGAAATTGCAGTGGCACCAGAGGAGCCAGTGCAACCTCCTCCTGTGCCAACTCCTCATGTGGAGGAGCCTGTTGGTGAACCAGTGAAGAAGACTTACGCTTCCATT CTAAAAACTGCAAAGGCTCCACCTGCATTCCCGGTAGCCCAGCAAGTCCCTGTGAGTAAGCCTTCTCACCCTGCGACGGAGTCGAACCAGGCCCAGCATTTGGTTATGGCTTCATCTATGGTGGCCGATAAACCGAGATCTGATGTCTatggtgaagttgctgcccatGATGATGAAG AGAGCAAGTCTGTTTATGTTGGGAATGTGCCATCATCTGTCAGCGAGGCTGATCTTGAAAATGAATTCAAAAAGTTTGGCCGACTTATTCCTGATGGTGTTGCTATCAGAAGCCGAAAG GAGACTGGTGGCTATTATGCTTTTGTGGAATTTGAGGAGCTTAGCGGTGTACACAATGCATTGAAG GCTTCACCAATTGAAATAAACGGGCGGCAGATATATGTTGAGGAGAGGAAGCCTAACAGCGGAATAAGAGGCGGAA ggaggggaggaaggggcCGCTTTGGAGGTGGAGGTCGGGGATATGCGAGAGGCGGAGGTGATGAGTACAATGGCGGCAACCGTGGGAGGTCGAACGGTTATGGGCGCGTTCCTCACCAAGAGAGGGGCATACTGGGGAGCCATGCTCAAAGGAACTGA
- the LOC101782768 gene encoding scarecrow-like protein 32, whose amino-acid sequence MMQFTHTAPPPPPLHPNGHGGLGLGLFLDVGAPRARPWPGSFPTPASKISLGNLNSTSCMEQLLVHCANAIEANDATLTQQILWVLNNIAPPDGDSNQRLTAAFLCALVARASRTGACKAVTAAVAAAVESAALHVHRFTAVELASFVDLTPWHRFGYTAANAAILEAVEGFPVVHVVELGTTHCMQIPTLIDMLASRAEGPPILRLTVADVASTTSAPPPALDMSYDELGAKLVNFARSRNMSMDFRVVPTSPGDAFTSLIDQLRVQQLVSDGTEALVVNCHMLLHAVPDETAGSVMSLAQPVSLRTMLLKSLRTLDPNLVVVVEEDADFTADDVVGRLRAAFNFLWIPYDAVDTFLPKGSEQRRWYEAEIGWKVENVLAQEGVERVERQEDRARWGQRMRSAGFRAVAFGEEAAGEVKAMLNEHAAGWGMKREDDDLVLTWKGHNVVFASAWAPS is encoded by the coding sequence ATGATGCAGTTCACGCACacggcgccaccaccaccgcctctgCACCCTAACGGCCATGGAGGACTAGGGCTCGGGCTGTTCCTTGACGTCGGCGCGCCGAGGGCACGCCCGTGGCCGGGGAGCTTCCCGACGCCGGCGTCCAAGATCTCGCTCGGCAACCTCAACAGCACCAGCTGCATGGAGCAGCTGCTGGTGCACTGCGCCAACGCCATCGAGGCCAACGACGCCACGCTCACGCAGCAGATCCTCTGGGTGCTCAACAACATCGCGCCGCCGGACGGGGACTCCAACCAGCGCCTCACGGCGGCGTTCCTCTGCGCGCTCGTGGCGCGCGCGTCCAGGACCGGCGCGTGCAAGGCGGTCACGGCGGCTGTGGCGGCCGCGGTCGAGTCCGCGGCGCTGCATGTGCACCGGTTCACGGCCGTCGAGCTCGCCAGCTTCGTCGACCTCACGCCGTGGCACCGGTTCGGGTACACGgccgccaacgccgccatcCTCGAGGCCGTGGAGGGATTCCCCGTCGTGCACGTCGTCGAGCTCGGCACGACGCACTGCATGCAGATCCCGACGCTCATCGACATGCTTGCCAGCCGTGCCGAGGGCCCCCCGATCCTCCGGCTCACGGTCGCCGACGTCGCGTCCACcaccagcgcgccgccgccggccctcgaCATGTCCTACGACGAGCTCGGCGCGAAGCTTGTCAACTTCGCGCGGTCGCGCAACATGTCCATGGACTTCCGGGTGGTGCCCACGTCGCCGGGCGACGCGTTCACGTCCCTGATCGACCAGCTCCGGGTGCAGCAGCTGGTCTCGGACGGGACCGAGGCGCTCGTCGTGAACTGCCACATGCTGCTGCACGCCGTCCCCGACGAGACAGCGGGGTCGGTGATGAGCCTGGCGCAGCCGGTGTCGCTCCGGACCATGCTCCTCAAGTCCCTCCGGACCCTGGACCCAaacctggtggtggtggtggaggaggacgccgacttCACGGCGGACGACGTGGTGGGGAGGCTGCGCGCGGCGTTCAACTTCCTGTGGATCCCGTACGACGCCGTGGACACGTTCCTGCCCAAGGGGAGCGAGCAGCGGCGGTGGTACGAGGCGGAGATCGGGTGGAAGGTGGAGAACGTGCTGGCGCAggagggcgtggagagggtggAGAGGCAGGAGGACAGGGCCAGGTGGGGGCAAAGGATGCGGAGCGCGGGGTTCCGCGCCGTGGCgttcggcgaggaggcggccggggaggtgaaGGCGATGCTGAACGAGCACGCGGCGGGGTGGGGGATGAAGCGGGAGGACGACGACCTGGTGCTCACATGGAAAGGGCACAATGTCGTGTTCGCGTCGGCGTGGGCGCCGTCGTGA
- the LOC101781958 gene encoding LOW QUALITY PROTEIN: queuosine salvage protein-like (The sequence of the model RefSeq protein was modified relative to this genomic sequence to represent the inferred CDS: deleted 1 base in 1 codon), whose amino-acid sequence MEAVRASAAWVASCSSHVTVDLQEIEKVVDKIQGNVPKVEWDFEGIHYFDNGPLTVQYLFVLDALNFCFWPDKDLSYDHLASGLKLALEKDKTALDADRLKNYNGPQLRQLLNWPRPLPIEEERVRLLHEVGLELERNFGGQAANLVKSAGNSAATLIELITRHFPGFRDHSLYKGHQVFLYKRAQIFVADLWGAFKGQNYGEFHDINSITIFADYIVPAVLRELGILKYGSNLSCSIDSNHEIVPGSEEEVEIRACSIYAVEKMRDLIGKKFGKQLLSIDIDLWLWSCGVQNMALSHHRTLSIYY is encoded by the exons ATGGAGGCCGTGcgcgcgtcggcggcgtggGTCGCCAGCTGCTCCTCCCATGTCACG GTCGACCTGCAAG AAATTGAGAAGGTGGTGGACAAAATTCAGGGGAATGTTCCAAAAGTTGAATGGGATTTCGAAGGAATTCATTACTTCGACAACGGGCCGCTCACAGTCCAGTACCTCTTTGTCTTGGATGCACTTAACTTCTGCTTCTGGCCAG ATAAGGATTTGAGCTATGACCATTTGGCTTCTGGACTGAAGTTAGCCTTGGAGAAAGATAAGACTGCCCTCGATGCAGACCGCCTAAAGAACTACAATG GGCCCCAGCTCCGCCAACTTCTGAACTGGCCACGACCACTGCCAATTGAGGAGGAAAGAGTACGCCTCCTCCATGAG GTTGGACTGGAACTTGAAAGAAACTTTGGAGGTCAGGCTGCTAATCTAGTGAAGTCTGCTGGAAACTCTGCTGCAACTCTAATTGAACTCATTACCCGGCATTTTCCTG GTTTCCGGGATCATTCACTTTACAAGGGACACCAGGTTTTCCTGTACAAGAGAGCTCAGATCTTTGTTGCTGATTTGTGGGGTGCTTTCAAGGGACAAAACTACGGCGAGTTCCATGACATCAATTCCATCACCATATTTGCTGACTACATTGTCCCCGCTGTCCTGAGGGAGCTTGGCATACTGAAATATGGCTCGAACTTATCTTGCTCGATTGATTCAAACCACGAGATCGTGCCTGGAAGCGAGGAGGAAGTGGAGATCCGTGCTTGCTCCATCTATGCAGTGGAAAAGATGAGGGACCTGATCGGCAAAAAGTTTGGAAAGCAG CTTCTGAGCATTGACATTGATCTCTGGCTCTGGTCGTGCGGCGTGCAGAACATGGCGCTGTCACATCACCGCACCCTGTCGATTTACTACTGA
- the LOC101782362 gene encoding LOB domain-containing protein 37, with protein sequence MRGGPLDTAVVPAMSCNGCRVLRKGCSEACVLRPCLQWIEGAEAQGHATVFVAKFFGRAGLMSFLTAVPEPQRPAVFQSLLYEAAGRTINPVSGAVGLLGAGSWHLCQAAVETVLRGGGIRPLPELDGGVPAADGSFAFTARRAAGCSTFSAAKRATGRVLNVGAPVAVAGGAPEPSCDLGLCLSPGSPPAPGERRPRRPGTPSMTSEESVTTTSGGGGGREPELLNLFV encoded by the exons ATGAGAGGTGGGCCCCTGGACACGGCGGTGGTGCCGGCGATGAGCTGCAACGGGTGCCGCGTGCTGCGGAAGGGGTGCAGCGAGGCGTGCGTGCTGCGGCCGTGCCTGCAGTGGATCGAGGGCGCCGAGGCGCAGGGCCACGCCACCGTCTTCGTCGCCAAGTTCTTCGGCCGCGCCGGGCTCATGTCCTTCCTCACCGCCGTCCCCGAGCCGCAGCGCCCTG CGGTGTTCCAGTCCCTGCTGTacgaggcggcggggcggacgatcaACCCGGTGAGCGGCGCCGTGGGTCTGCTCGGTGCCGGGAGCTGGCACCTCTGCCAGGCGGCTGTGGAGACcgtcctccgcggcggcggcatccgccCGCTGCcggagctcgacggcggcgtcccCGCGGCCGACGGATCGTTCGCTTTCacggcgaggcgggcggcggggtgctcGACGTTCTCGGCCGCGAAGCGGGCGACGGGGAGGGTGCTGAACGTGGGGGCGCCcgtcgcggtggccggcggcgcaccGGAGCCGTCGTGCGACCTCGGGCTGTGTCTCAGCCCCgggtccccgccggcgcccggggagcggcggccgaggcggcccGGCACCCCGTCGATGACCTCGGAGGAGTCCGTGAcgacgacgagcggcggcggcggcgggagggagcccGAGCTGCTGAACCTTTTTGTCTGA